The Bacteroidales bacterium genomic interval ACATCTATGATCTGGGCCTGGTGTACGATATTCTGGTGGATGACAAGCGGACTGTTTATATCAAGATGACCCTGACAGCTCCCAGTTGCCCGGTGGCAGAATCCCTGCCGGTGGAAGTTTCGGAAAGAATCCGGAAACTGGATTCCGTTTCCGGGGTGAAGGTCGAAGTGGTGTTTGATCCCCCGTGGTCAAGGGACATGATCTCCCAGGAAGGACTGCTGGAGATGGGGTTTTTGTGATGAGGTAGCCATTGGTGGTCATTAAGTAGTCATTAAGTAGTCATTAAATAGTCATTAAATAGTCATTAAATAGTCATTAAATA includes:
- a CDS encoding iron-sulfur cluster assembly protein, with amino-acid sequence MNPTPLSNEEKAVIEQLIIRELKTVFDPEIPVNIYDLGLVYDILVDDKRTVYIKMTLTAPSCPVAESLPVEVSERIRKLDSVSGVKVEVVFDPPWSRDMISQEGLLEMGFL